A genomic window from Salvelinus namaycush isolate Seneca chromosome 5, SaNama_1.0, whole genome shotgun sequence includes:
- the LOC120047310 gene encoding DENN domain-containing protein 3-like, whose amino-acid sequence MADHLPSGLLEACVVVGASGDKLKDVYQSLQQGNRTTDILFLDPEVLQVHVPPFVTKENAVESGVPRTFSRVQCRRSFIKKKERPVVAPSGPGGSGSSEGATVTEDVSVPKDIDLMALPQLCFPGGIQVTNEPKEERFHFLVFTDVFGNQTHGVVVQCCRPFQEGSVFYQNGHWSSTRTTKLYTAYAICVISKHPYYNALKDCLSCLLVQLRTCRLSEERVKEFAAKLSLVPIPPPGQLHVVFNLRPLMIVLPSREDKEHPAVDLDLHLPFLCFRSKQILQIITGILMEQRVVFFSADWARLTLVAECFMLYIHPFHWQHPYVPILSAQMLDFVMAPTAFLMGCHLNHFEEVAAETDDLILINIDDGTVSSSCSETVDLPDVPFVSGDCFTKRRKGLQLQYDLELCHQGAGADVNDMRMLRRQWQQNLNWEIQKVTLELIVNMFRDVSGHLNYEHRVFNSEEFLKTRELADLPFYKKVLETHIFHSFLKDRLNRKMDAFTRMEVNTRSETQKMKAMTDNPRRPTMQEMARKYSSDPEKRLNKRLGMSLPNLGEERHLNLLRQTSLKKIIIPDSAFKIPPKPVKIFKLPEFPPPMVHHHVQNYYGELIILLGKAILCVPENSTLLARYFYLRGFINTLCSKRLDALSDFQNLYKTDIEIFPTDLVKALVDSLQKDERSQADRRPELKRLIFKVKTDNEMVLVQADDHVKKFQLPKTHMLQEDFVKCIQESGIVKDVATIHRLFEALTVGQQKQIDPEVFRVFYTFWKETEVEAQDVHLPAEVIEHLDNNECVYKLSCSIKTNQGVGKIAMTQKRLFLLTDGRPGFIEITKFRDIKEVKISFAPFLLLKIPSLKIKCSLRKEVFEANLKSACDLWNLMVREMWAGRTMADDHKDPQYMQQALTNVLLMDAVVGCLQSQKAVFAASKLAYFDRVKHEVPMMVPKTTSETLKHKINPSLDLPAPQTVHVLLYTPGQLSYSEADGDGNPKLWCALSGGRVVVFDAASWSMQQNCVQVGSSQLNCMLGLDQDQVWIGSQDSIIYIIDTRSMSCNKQLTEHRHEVMDFALEESDKMSQTYSCSADGTVILWDLSTLKVKKQFQLACDWLMSIQLFNGTLWCCARDGIVELRKDGTPHRKMTLPEDLRSMPTEFSSLILFVERGQLWTSCSDSDELCLWHCKDLTKPFLRVQLQNCTGVNCMIKVKNQIWIGCSGPSPDQCRVSGKIYIVDTESHSVEKELMAHTDSVQALCSAEGRYVLSGSACQDGKIAIWKVE is encoded by the exons ATGGCAGACCATCTTCCCTCAGGGTTACTGGAAGCATGTGTTGTCGTCGGAGCCTCTGGGGATAAACTCAAGGATGTCTACCAG TCTCTACAGCAGGGCAACAGGACAACAGACATCCTTTTTTTAGACCCAGAGGTCTTGCAAGTCCACGTGCCTCCGTTTGTGACCAAAGAGAATGCAGTTGAGTCTGGTGTCCCCAGAACCTTCAGTCGAGTCCAGTGCAGACGGTCCTTCATCAAGAAGAAGGAGAGGCCAGTGGTGGCTCCTAGTGGCCCTGGAGGGTCCGGGAGCAGTGAGGGGGCCACTGTCACGGAGGATGTCAGCGTCCCCAAGGACATCGACCTCATGGCCCTGCCCCAACTCTGCTTTCCAG GGGGGATTCAAGTAACAAATGAACCAAAAGAAGAGCGTTTTCACTTTCTAGTCTTCACGGATGTGTTCGGTAACCAAACCCACGGAGTGGTGGTTCAGTGTTGTAGACCATTTCAG GAAGGGTCAGTGTTCTATCAGAATGGACACTGGTCGTCCACCAGGACCACTAAGCTCTACACTGCTTATGCCATCTGTGTCATATCCAAGCATCCTTATTACAATGCTCTGAAGGACTGTCTGTCTTG TTTGCTGGTGCAGCTTAGAACATGCAGGTTGTCTGAAGAGAGGGTGAAGGAATTTGCAGCCAAACTGTCTCTAGTGCCCATTCCACCCCCTGGACAACTACATGTG GTGTTCAACCTGAGACCCCTGATGATCGTACTGCCTTCCAGAGAGGATAAGGAACACCCCGCTGTAGACCTGGACCTCCATTTGCCCTTCCTGTGCTTTAGGTCCAAACAGATTTTACAG ATCATCACTGGTATTCTGATGGAGCAGAGGGTAGTGTTCTTCTCAGCTGACTGGGCCCGCCTCACCCTGGTGGCAGAGTGTTTCATGCTCTACATCCACCCCTTCCACTGGCAGCACCCCTACGTGCCCATCCTCTCAGCCCAGATGCTGGATTTCGTCATGGCCCCCACCGCCTTCCTCATGGGCTGCCACCTCAACCACTTTGAGGAGGTCGCTGCG GAAACAGACGACCTGATCTTGATAAATATTGATGATGGAACAGTGTCTTCTTCCTGCTCAGAGACTGTCGACCTACCAGACGTCCCCTTCGTTTCGGGAGACTGTTTTACCAAGCg GAGGAAGGGCCTCCAGCTACAATATGATCTAGAGCTGTGTCACCAAGGGGCCGGCGCAGACGTTAATGACATGCGCATGCTGAGGAGACAATGGCAGCAGAACCTGAACTGGGAAATACAGAAGGTTACCTTGGAGCTCATTGTCAACATGTTCAG GGATGTCAGTGGTCACCTGAACTATGAACACAGAGTGTTTAACAGTGAAGAGTTCCTGAAGACCAGAGAGCTAGCTGACCTACCCTTTTATAAAAAG GTCTTGGAGACGCACATCTTTCATTCATTCCTGAAGGACCGCCTCAATAGGAAGATGGATGCTTTCACACGCATGGAAGTCAACACTCGCTCAGAGACACAGAA AATGAAGGCGATGACAGACAACCCCAGGAGGCCCACCATGCAGGAAATGGCCAGGAAGTATAGCAGCGACCCAGAGAAGCGTCTGAACAAGAGGCTGGGGATGAGCCTCCCCAACCTGGGAGAGGAGCGCCATCTCAACCTCCTCAGACAAACCTCCCTCAAGAAGATCATTATCCCTGACAGTG CCTTCAAGATCCCGCCCAAGCCTGTGAAGATCTTCAAGCTGCCAGAATTTCCTCCTCCGATGGTGCACCACCATGTCCAGAACTACTATGGAGAGTTGATCATACTACTGGGGAAGGCCATCCTCTGTGTTCCTGAGAACTCCACACTCCTGGCCAG GTACTTCTACCTGCGCGGCTTCATCAACACGCTGTGTTCCAAGCGTCTTGACGCCCTCAGCGACTTCCAGAACCTCTACAAGACGGACATCGAGATCTTCCCCACCGACCTGGTGAAGGCGCTAGTGGACTCGCTGCAGAAGGACGAGCGCTCCCAGGCGGACCGGCGGCCAGAGCTCAAGCGGCTCATTTTCAAGGTGAAGACAGACAACGAGATGGTGCTGGTCCAAGCTGACGACCACGTGAAGAAGTTCCAGCTCCCTAAGACCCACATGCTGCAGGAGGACTTTGTGAAGTGCATCCAGGAGTCTGGGATTGTGAAAGACGTCGCCACCATCCATAGGCTGTTTGAGGCTCTCACTGTGG GGCAACAGAAGCAGATTGACCCAGAGGTGTTCCGTGTGTTCTACACCTTCTGGAAGGAGACGGAGGTGGAGGCCCAGGACGTTCACCTGCCAGCTGAGGTCATAGAGCACCTGGACAACAACGAGTGTGTCTACAAGCTGTCCTGCTCCATCAAAACCAACCAGGGAGTGGGTAAGATCGCCATGACACAGAAGAGGCTCTTCCTGCTCACTGACGGGAGGCCTGGGTTTATCGAGATCACCAAGTTCAGAGACATAAAG GAGGTGAAAATCTCCTTTGCTCCTTTCCTGCTGTTGAAGATCCCGTCTCTGAAGATCAAGTGCAGTCTGAGGAAGGAGGTGTTTGAGGCCAACCTGAAGTCTGCGTGTGACCTGTGGAATCTCATGGTCAGAGAGATGTGGGCTGGGAGGACGATGGCAGACGACCACAAG GATCCTCAGTACATGCAGCAGGCTTTGACTAACGTCTTGCTCATGGATGCTGTGGTTGGGTGCCTTCAGAGCCAGAAGGCCGTATTTGCCGCCTCCAAACTGGCATACTTTGACAGAGTGAAACATGAAG TTCCTATGATGGTTCCAAAGACAACATCGGAGACGTTGAAACACAAGATCAATCCATCACTAGACCTCCCAGCTCCACAGACTGTACACGTCTTACTCTACACACCAG GCCAGTTGAGTTACTCGGAGGCAGACGGAGATGGGAACCCCAAGCTGTGGTGTGCCCTCAGTGGTGGCAGGGTGGTTGTGTTTGATGCAGCCAGCTGGTCCATGCAGCAGAACTGTGTTCAAGTGGGATCCTCCCAACTG AACTGCATGCTGGGATTGGACCAGGATCAAGTATGGATTGGCTCCCAGGATTCTATCATTTACATAATTGATACTCGCAGCATGTCCTGCAATAAGCAGCTGACAGAGCACAGGCATGAGGTTATGGACTTTGCCCTGGAGGAGAGTGACAAGATGAG cCAGACATACTCCTGTAGTGCCGATGGAACAGTCATTCTGTGGGACCTCTCAACGCTAAAAGTGAAAAAGCAGTTTCAACTGGCCTGTGATTGGCTTATGTCCATTCAGCTCTTCAATGGAACACTGTGGTGCT GTGCCAGAGACGGCATCGTTGAACTGAGGAAGGACGGAACCCCACATCGTAAGATGACACTTCCTGAGGATCTACGGAGCATGCCCACTGAGTTCAGCAGCCTCATCCTCTTCGTAGAG AGGGGCCAGTTGTGGACGAGCTGTTCTGATTCTGACGAGCTCTGTCTCTGGCACTGTAAAGACCTGACCAAGCCTTTCCTGAGGGTGCAGCTGCAGAACTGTACAGGGGTCAACTGTATGATCAAGGTTAAGAATCAG ATCTGGATTGGCTGCAGCGGGCCGAGCCCTGATCAATGCAGGGTGAGTGGGAAGATCTACATAGTGGACACAGAGAGCCACAGTGTAGAGAAAGAGCTGATggcccacacagacagtgtccaGGCACTGTGCTCTGCAGAGGGCCGCTATGTACTCAGCGGCTCCGCCTGCCAGGATGGCAAAATCGCCATTTGGAAGGTTGAGTAG